A window of the Capricornis sumatraensis isolate serow.1 chromosome 9, serow.2, whole genome shotgun sequence genome harbors these coding sequences:
- the SMIM33 gene encoding small integral membrane protein 33 translates to MHQAGHHPWLSPTVNGSAGQEPQKQLPEVLGGAWEPRPGIGLPLLTIIVAVFVLLAVCIVVAVHFGPRLHKGHATLVTEPPSPKPEGGIYLIRWHMLGHQDSHADAQQEPPGPDSCPVPDGPRFSIDEVTFL, encoded by the exons ATGCATCAG GCTGGCCACCATCCGTGGCTTTCTCCAACTGTCAATGGCTCAGCAGGGCAGGAGCCCCAGAAGCAGCTTCCGGAGGTCCTGGGCGGGGCCTGGGAACCTCGTCCAGGGATCGGGCTGCCCCTGCTCACCATCATCGTCGCTGTCTTTGTCTTGCTGGCAGTCTGCATCGTGGTGGCAGTCCACTTTGGGCCAAGGCTACACAAAGGCCATGCCACTCTTGTCACAGAGCCACCATCCCCAAAGCCAGAGGGTGGCATCTACCTCATCCGCTGGCACATGCTGGGCCATCAGGACAGTCACGCAGATGCCCAGCAGGAACCTCCGGGCCCTGACTCCTGCCCTGTGCCAGATGGACCCAGGTTCAGCATCGATGAAGTCACGTTTCTGTAG
- the STING1 gene encoding stimulator of interferon genes protein, translated as MPHSSLHPSIPQPRGHRAQKAALVLLSACLMALWGLGEPPDYTLKWLVLHLASQQMGLLIKGICSLAEELRHVHSRYHGSYWRAVRACLCSSMRCGALLLLSCYFYCSLPNMAGLPFTWMLALLGLSQALNILLGLQGLAPAEVSAICEKRNFNVAHGLAWSYYIGYLRLILPGFRARIQIYNQFHNNTLQGAGSHRLHILFPLDCGVPDDLSVVDPNIRFLHELPQQSADRAGIKGRVYTNSIYELLENGQRAGICVLEYATPLQTLFAMSQDGRAGFSREDRLEQAKLFCRTLEDILANAPESRNNCRLIVYQEPSEGSSFSLSQEILQHLRQEEREVTMGSMETSVIPGSSALSQEPELLISGMEKPLPLRSDVF; from the exons ATGCCTCACTCCAGCCTGCATCCATCCATCCCACAGCCCAGGGGTCACAGGGCCCAAAAGGCAGCCTTGGTCCTGCTAAGTGCCTGTCTGATGGCCCTTTGGGGCCTGGGGGAGCCACCAGACTACACTCTCAAGTGGTTGGTGCTCCACCTGGCCTCCCAGCAGATGGGACTGCTGATCAAGGGGATCTGCAGTCTAGCCGAGGAGCTGCGCCACGTCCACTCCAG GTACCACGGCAGCTACTGGAGGGCTGTGCGGGCCTGCCTGTGCTCCTCCATGCGCTGcggggccctgctgctgctgtcctGCTATTTCTACTGCTCCCTCCCAAACATGGCTGGCCTGCCCTTCACTTGGATGCTTGCTCTCCTGGGCCTCTCACAGGCACTTAACATCCTCCTAGGCCTCCAG GGCCTGGCCCCAGCAGAGGTCTCTGCAATCTGTGAAAAAAGGAACTTCAACGTGGCTCATGGGCTGGCCTGGTCATATTATATTGGATACCTGCGGCTGATCCTGCCAG GGTTCCGGGCCCGGATCCAAATTTACAATCAGTTCCACAACAACACGCTACAGGGTGCAGGGAGCCACCGGCTGCACATCCTCTTCCCATTGGACTGTGGGGTGCCTGACGACCTGAGCGTGGTTGACCCCAACATTCGCTTCCTACACGAGCTGCCCCAGCAGAGTGCCGACCGTGCTGGCATCAAGGGCCGGGTTTACACCAACAGCATCTATGAGCTTCTGGAAAATGGGCAGCGG GCAGGCATCTGTGTCCTGGAATATGCCACCCCCTTGCAGACCCTGTTCGCCATGTCACAGGATGGCCGAGCTGGCTTTAGCCGAGAGGATCGGCTGGAACAGGCCAAACTCTTCTGCCGGACACTTGAAGACATCCTGGCAAATGCCCCTGAGTCTCGGAACAACTGCCGCCTCATTGTCTACCAGG AACCTTcagagggaagcagcttctcctTGTCACAGGAAATTCTCCAGCACCTTcggcaggaggaaagggaggtTACCATGGGTAGCATGGAGACCTCTGTGATACCCGGTTCCTCTGCACTGTCCCAAGAGCCTGAGCTCCTCATCAGTGGCATGGAAAAGCCTCTCCCGCTCCGCTCAGATGTCTTCTGA